A region of the Melospiza georgiana isolate bMelGeo1 chromosome Z, bMelGeo1.pri, whole genome shotgun sequence genome:
ATAAGCAGGGACATTAAGACTAGCGTAATTGTTTTTCTAGAGTGTGCCATATAGTGGTGGTGATGATAGAAGCATGTTTATTTTCCTAGAACAAAAGAAGCTATACGTAACtgttattttcttccatttttaagGACTGATATATATTCCTTTTGTAGACACAATGATACAAAACTGAATTGTGTTTTAGCATCCAATGCTAGAAATGGGATTTCATTTAGTGTGATAGAATCGCTATCGAAATGCTAGAGCTGTACAAGTAAACAGTCATTTTATCCTAGGATATGTTTGAAAAATTATGCTTGGAAATAGCTTGAGTTATTTTGCTAAATATAATTGAAAGAATGCAGTTAGTCTATGGAGAAGCTTAGGTACATGAGGAGGCTCCCATACATTCtctaaaacagaaattatttatgtAACTAAATTACACAGAAGAGAGCAAGCTTGTGGCCTTGTCCTCCAAACTTTGAGACCTTTCCATTATTACAGTGTGAATATGTAAATCCTCAGGATCAGATCTTGAATGTGCCATGTTGTCACTTCAGAATTTTTTGGAGTCCCATAATATTTGTGGTTTCTGCATGCATAATTTTTTGCTTCAATAGCATGAGTCCTATACAACAGTCTCATTAATACTTGGAGCTGTGATTGTattctgcttctgctgaagtCAATGGCAAAATTGCTGGGGGAGCAAAACTGGCTTTGTAATTAAGTTAATAGGGTCGAGTGTTATTACATTGTAGAATTGGCACTCAATGCCATTAACATCAACCAACCAAATGTTGGTTTTATAACACTTTATGAGGGAGTGATAAAGCAATTGAAAAATTAATCATAAGGGAAAATATTGGAATTTGAAATGTAGTCAGAGGAATCATTACAGTTCAttaatttatgtttaaatacTCATGTTTTCCAATGGAATTATAAAATGTAAGTGAAGTGAAGGGAAATGGCTGGTTCCATGGAAGGCATGTTGCCATTATCATCAGATGGAATTTAATTTGTTTACAGATTTCAGCATTGGGCCGATCCACATGAAGAAGTATTATTAAACAAGGGTTTTGACTCCTGTTAGTAAAACCACAGTTCCAGTCACCATAATAAAAGTGCTCAAGAAATACAGAAGGAGTTAAAGATCTTTCGTTGTTTGGTTTATTGACAAAAGTCATGGCATTAGGTGTGACTGCATAAATAGCAAACCCGTATGACTGTGTCAGTGGGTTACATGTCTGTCTTGACAGCTTTACTGATGGACTCTGGCAGAGAGGAGCAAAGTTGAATATTGCatgcaaaaacatggttgttttGATACATGCTTAATATTTGCTGTGGATTGCATGCTACTTACATTCTGTCTGTTTGTGCCAGGAACAATGTGTACAGGAGGGAGACTGGCCAACACAGGAGTTAACAGTGCTACAGTGAGCAGATTGAGCCATTCCAGTGCACAGTCTGCAGATGTCCTGTGGAACAAGGGACGTGAACTCTGCAGCTGGTTGGGCTAAGTTCAGCTCAGTGCCAGTCTTAGGCTTGCAGGAGGATATTTGGACATGCAGTTGAGTTTTTATCTGTCAATATGGTCATATTGATGAACTATGTCATTAGTCTACATTTACTTAgggaaaaaacaacccacaatCCAGAAACTGTTTTGCTAATTATTATTACCATTATTAGTATTTTTCATAGACCATAGTGTTGGACAAACACTGAAGTGGAACAGCTTTGAGCTGGAGACCATACTGATAGACACGGTCCAAATTCTTACCCTGGTACAGTCTTGTTCAAGACTAAACATTGCTTTTATATCCCATGGAAATAAAAGATGGGAATAttacaggtgaagaaaaaaagtatttaatcGGTGTAGGTATGGTTTTGTTCTCCTAAAATATCCAGTGATTCTATAAGTACTTCCTTGCTTATGCTACCATTTCAAGTAAGTGTAGACTTTTCAGGCTCTATGGCacgtatatatatatgtatatgtgtgtgtgtgtgtggtaaTAATAATGATGACATGCATATTAGTGTGTGTTTTCTGGgagaacaaatatttttacttgAGTGTAGCTCTCTGGTATTGTCATATTCAGTAAGAGATGTGGACTGATAAGGGCATGAAATTTCACAAAAGTTGCTTTGAGCACTCTGCTTAGGTGAGAGTTGGCTGAAATATATAGTAAGAGACAAGTAATGATTTCATAGGTATTGATTACATGCTACAATTTCCTGCTGCATGCCGTGGAATGTGTGTGCTACTGGTGCAGATGAATACAGTGATAGTAGTGGAGACTCTAGCAGTCCCAGTTCTACAGGATAATGAAATTAAATCCCAGTATTCTGTTAGTGTAAAATGATGCTACAGAGGCTGAATATTCTACAAATGTGACAAAAGGTCAAGTGGCCttgtcttctctctttttttgttgttttaaagtTTCAGCAATGATTTTTTGAAGTGTTGAGTTACACTACGTTTAAAATTATATacatattaattaaataattgatTCCCTGAATCAGTGAAGTGGACAAAATGTCTATACACCTACTTCAGCAAATCAAACTGTACTGAAGATTTGGAGAAACAGATGTTGCTTTGCTGTAGggttcatttttatttttaaacctgatCCAGCTCCTTCAGTCCTGATAGAAAGCTCCCTTTTGACTCCACTTGAAATTTTGGATCAGGGTCTAGCTATGTAACTGTTTGTGTACTAGAGgtacatttcttcttttcaaacaTGACAATttgtggtgctgcttttgcattAAATTATTAGATTATGTCTTTGGTGTGGTAGGTGTCTAACTCGTTTTTTCATTAGGGCTGTATTATCAAAGACAAATAGTTACATGTCAGTAATTAACCATGGATTTTAGTAAGTTCTACTTAGTTGTTCTATTAaatgtgttaatttttttcatgacaGAAGAATTGGCATGGTTTGATGGAACGGAACCCAACTTGAAACCTTAGTCTTTATGACCCTGCTTAACTGTTACTGCATCACTCATTCCACTTTGCCTTCtggaaaagacaagaaaaactggcagaataaaattaattaactCTTTTATAACTTTCTTGACTGATAATGTTACAATTAGTTTCATCAGTCATTGTAAAAACATTCCCAGTAAATAGAGACATTAATCTGAAGTGGctgagtatttaatttttttgtttgttttctggtcATACAGACAAGAATGATTGCTGACTTGATAGCCAGTTCTACAAAAGCACTTGGCATACTACATTCTTTTCACCAGGAACATGATTGACTgtagaaaattatatactaagaAGCTGTGTATAAGATCAAGACCAAGTGATCTTAGCATTTTTGTGTTAAAAGGCACTAAATAAGACAAAGGCCAATATAAACTCTTAAGTTCAAGTTTAATGATTAAAATGTCTGAAGCTAAAGGTTCAgctaatttttatttgttaacGGTAACACTTCTGGGTCTAAACTTTTACTTCAATGTGAATACTGTTTCCTGGAGGTGTGCACGCCTCAATGGTATTAAACTTAACTTTGACACTTTACAACTATTTGTCAAAtgcaaatttttaattaaatgtatttttcaatatggattttaacattttctttgtaagatactaaaaaattatataatttaaaaaattttagtTAATTACTTTCCCAAATTCTGAGTGTGAACTTGCTAGTTAGAATTAATATGATGGATACAAACActtataaatatatgtatatatttataggATTCAAAAGCAGCAATTAAATGCATTATAGATAAGCATTGGATGATGGATAATGGTGGTACTTTAACACAATAGAAAGCAATCCTTCTTCTCTAAATCAgcttatattatttttaatcctTGAAGGACCCAAATATATAGCATTTCTAAGTCATGCACCACAGCTGTTTTCAGAAGAGATGCTTTAATGTGGAGCAGGATACTTTGCAATGCTGCTCATCATCATGCTTCATGTCCTGCAGTTTAAAGTGTTGTAAGGTTTTAGTTTGGCCAGTGATGTCATGGAAGATTCTGTGACAGCATTACTGTAGGGCCAAAAttcaaatgttttttaattGGTTCTTCCTTGGATCATATAATATTTGTTTTGGAAACAAATCTGCTACCTCTAGGTGTCATGAAATTTAGAATATCAGTAGTTTCAGTGTTGAGCTGTGTTCATATCACAGCAGGTTTAATGAACTAAATTCTTGTATAAAATATTTGTCAATAgctatttctgtgtgttttgatCCAGAAATTCctaaatagtaataaaattcTCTATTTATTTCAGGCTTTTAAGAAGATTCCCTTTGAATCTGCTAAGAAAATTGGTTCTAGACAGACTTTTGTCTGAGattatgaaagaaaaggaagaatgtGTGTggatttaaaatttctttatttatcaaGTTGTGGAGTGAGAAGTACTGAGGAGATAGCTTGCTCTGTTGCTTATTGTAGATCTTCTACAAATTGTTTCTGATGCAGCTGAGAAAAATGCAGACCCTTAAAAAGGAACACGGACCTGTTGACACAAGTGGCAATGTGGACAAAATCATGGTACTTAAGTCGACCTTAGCAGAAGTATCTGAAGAATTGTCTACAAATGAAGATATACTACTTACTGAAGCAAGTAGTGGAAAGAGCAAATCTTCAGCTTGCCGGAGAAAGCGAGAATTCATTCCAGATGAAAAGAAAGATGCTATGTATTGGGAGAAAAGGCGGAAAAATAATGAAGCTGCCAAAAGATCTCGTGAAAAGCGACGACTGAATGACCTTGTCTTAGAGAACAAACTAATTGCACTGGGAGAAGAGAATGCCACTttgaaggcagagctgctttcaTTGAAGTTAAAGTTTGGTTTAATTAGTTCTGCGGCCTATGCCCAAGAGATACAGAAACTCAGTAGCTCAACAACTGTGTATTTTCAAGATTATCAGAGTTCCAAATCAAATATTAACTCATTTGTAGATGAACATGAACCATCTATAGTTGGTAGCAGTTGTATTTCTGTCATTAAACATTCTCCTCAAAGTTCAATGTCTGATGTATCTGAAACATCAACTGTAGAGCATACCCAACCAAATCGTATACAAAACAACTGTAGAAGTCCCGAAAATAAGTTCCAGATTATAAAGCAGGAGCCCATGGAATTAGAGAGAGAACCAAGAGATGACAGAGGTTCATATAAAGCATCCATATATCCAAACTACATGGGAGCTACCTTTAATGTGTACTCACATTCTCCTCCTCTCTTGCAAGTTAATAGGTCCTCCAGTAATTCCCCGAGAACGTCAGAAACTGATGATGGTGTAGTTGGAAAGTCATCTGATGGAGAAGATGAACAGCAGGTTCCTAAGGGTCCAATTCATTCCCCAGTTGAACATAAAAATGTTCATGCAACAGTTAAAGTTCCAGAAGTGAATTCTTCAGCTTTGCCTCACAAGCTTCGAATCAAAGCCAAAGCCATGCAAGTTAAAGTGGAAGCAATGGATAATGACTATGATGCCACGCAGAAGTTGTCGTCACCCATTGACATGTCCTCAAAAAGACATTTTGAGCTTGAAAAACACGGTGCGCAAAACTTGGTGCATTCTTCTCACACTCCTTTCTCGGTTCAAGTGACTAATATCCAAGACTGGTCACTTAAACCAGAACTCTGGCATCAGAAGGAACTCAACGTTAAAATTCAGAGTGGTTGCAAAACTGGAGTTGTTGAAATAAAAGACAATATCTACAATGTCTCTGAGTCAGAGAATCTCTATTTGAAGCAGGGCATAGCAAACTTATCTGCAGAGGTTGCTTCACTTAAAAGACTTATAACTACACAAATCTCTGCATCAGACTCTGGTTAATTTACTACTGAAAAAAGGCTTATTGTTTCAAAGGATGTCATTTGCAGTAGATCAATATGTTTTGTATGATGCTGAATTTTCACTGGACTTGTGATGTCATTTCACTGTAATGTTCACATAATGTCTGATTGGTGTCTTTTTGTGCACAAATTATTATGAAGACTAGGTTGTGCTATGATCACTATGCCTTGAGTATAGTCAAGTAGCCTGTACAAAGGCTGTATATAGTGgactttaatttctttttgttctaCTACAAAGCGTGCAAGTTACCAGTTACAATAAAATATTGGTGACAAACATAGAACATTTACTCCAGTTCAGTTGATTTTATGAACTTGTAAATAAGTTGTTAATTAAAaaactgggttttttcttaCACTGTGCTCAGCTTCACTtacatttttggtttttgcAGCCTAACAACCAAATTACAATTTACAACACGTGTAATCCTTCTGGCCACCTTTTTCCTTAACATGTTTTTTAGAAGAGAAGTAAAGTGAATATTTATAAATGAAACAGTACCAATTTATAGCCTTAGCCTTCTTTAACTTATTTCTTAGTAGAAATTAACCAAAAGCCCTGCAAATTGTAACCCAGTAACTAATATcaacaaccttttttttttctccttcaatcTCAAATGAGACAGTAATGAGTTTCCTGAATGTTTTAGTGTGACAAACAATTTTTCAATATTATAACTTGGTGTTTTAAGTGAAATTAGTTAAATCAGATTTGTGCATCTGCAAAGTTTTCAGAGCCTTGCAGTGACACAATTGGACAGCACCATCTCTGCCAAGGGGTGGCTTGCATCTGCAAGGGGTGCAGGCATGGAAAGTCAACCCCTCTTGCATACCAGCATTCTGTCCCTGGCAGACCATGGGCCACCTGTACATGAAGTATAAGGCTACTGGATTTGTAAACTCTGAGCTCAGCTAGGTAAATAGTTACACAAAGGCTAGGCAATAGCAGTTGCAGAGTTAAAGATCATCTGCTATTTTCGTTCCCAGAATGGGACATAATGCAATTATGCATGAAGTAAGTCTTGCCAGCAATTTGTCCCTGGTTTCAATGGCTTAATTAACTGAACTGGAATACCTTGGCTTGCTAAAGGGCATTTTGCAAGAGCTTCTGAGATGTAAAATAGAGGCTGTGTGAAGAACTGTGCAATCTAGACACTGCTAGCCCCTTACAACTTATGCGGATGATGAGTTCTTCACTTGATGACTGGACAGGGCTGTGGTGCTCTTTGTCTTTCAGAAGAGCCATTGAACCATGGAGTCTAGAATTGTATCACATATCCTTGGTTCGGCTTAccaaaatctttcattttaaaactaaaattaattCATAAACAGTGCATAAACTTGTAGAGGTTCTTTTCATGATACTTCCCCCTTCTTTTAACGTACTAATAAATCAGACTAACAAATAAGCTTTTTCTGAAAAGGCTTTTTATTAATTGCCATACTGTATAATGAATTGAACCTTTCCATAGGCTTAAAATACTAATTAACAAAACAATATGTAGgtattgtttttttaaattaatacttGACTTGAGTGAGAGGAAGTTTGTCAATTTTTTGGGGATATGAAGAGGAGTCCGAGTCACTCCTGATAGCTCTGAAGCTTGGTCCAGCAGTCAAGGCAATGGCAGAACTCCCTGATGTCAGTGAGGACAGGACTTGATTCTGTGCCTTTTCAGGAACTGATGATTCAGTTGTGTTCTGGGAGGACCTTCGCACAGAAATCACTGGTACTTTCTGAGCTTTTTTGAGCCTTCTAACTGCTGTGCTGTATTTGTGGCATTCAGAGTTGATAAACTGCTATTCTTTTTTCATGCCTTAATAATACAATAGACCCCATAGCTGGGCTCTGTATGTATTTGGTAATTAACATAGATGACATTTCAATGTTACTGAAAATAAGCTCAGGATTATTGCATGAAATGTAAAAATTTGCATTGAATGATGGGGATATGAAACATGAGGCAGTTATGGCTACTGTCTCCTTGCTTGCTAAGTATCTTCTGTAAGCAACAAtaaaattctttaaatattttgcatattaTTTATCACATGTAATGTGTTCAAGGAGAGGACTTAAAACTCTCAGTGTTGCCATCAATGTAAGCCTAGAtctattgggtttttttccatttcttgttAGAATTGTTTGTCATAATGGAAGAATGTTGTCCTCTTTCTAGCTCATTATATATTTTGTGTATCTGTTTTGTGCAATTAATACTTAACAGTAATGATGTAGTTAATTTGTTGAAGGATGTCATTGCAAGAAAGTTATAGCATGGAGCTTAGGAGCACAATCAGATGTTATTTATACTCCCTTTATACCTTAGTGTTATGCTTCatttgaagaaagaaataaataatttggcTTTTGTTCAAAACCAAATCTAACCTACCACATGCTTTTCTATTATGTTCATCATCATTGTCCAACACAGGGGCATTAATTTTGGTTGATGACCGATCTTCCCGAGCTGAAGTTGCTGTTTTTCCATCTTATACTTGGAATATCTTTCGCATACCCATTAAAGGTACAAACTGCAAGAGTGTGGGTGGTACATGCAAAGCCCcattattggctacagctgctgACTCTGAGCTGCTCAGTTGCAGTAACTGTGGTGTAGGTGGCCTCCTCATGCAGTGCCCTCACCCTGCTTGCCCAACTTTAGCCTGCTTCCCCTCGGGATGTGAAATGGGAAAGATGGAGTGTCAGTCGCCCtgtgggggtggggagggagagagTGCGGTGGGactgccctgctcagccttCAGCTGGTACACAGCCATCTGAGGGTACCTGACAGCTGTGCTCTTCCAACTGCCCTCCTTGCACTGCAGGAAACGTGATCAGCTTCCATGGAAAAAGTATCCCTGGCTGGCCATCCAGTCTCTCAGTGGGACATCAGAAGGTTGGTTTTGAGCACAAAATGGTCTTTATCTAAGTGTGAATAAACTGGCAAAACATCCTCTAACTTACTAAAATTGTTGTAAACTCAGCAATTGACAAAACAACATGAAACATGGCAAAAGGGGAATCTTTCTCATTTTAGTGTCTTCAATTACAAATGTTAAGGAAGGCCACATACAGAAACTGGTAATTCTGAGACTTCTCAGTATAAATTCTCTTTAATGATAACTGTTAGTGTGAAGGGCTTCATGGAAAGTAAGAGAAGTCCGAAACGTGACTGTTGATTAGCAAGGTAAACTTTATCATAGTGATATCAACTGGTGGCTAATTACCAAAGCAAAGTGTGAATACAGCTTGTTCATTAAATTTGCCTAACTTAATTGGGTATAAACACAGTAATATAGCCCCATGTTCTATCTGTCAATGCCAATATATGCCCATACATAAACTGAGTCCAAATGTTATGATTTTCTGAATACTCTGAAATTTCTATCTTCAGTGAAACTTGCATATTGCATGggata
Encoded here:
- the NFIL3 gene encoding nuclear factor interleukin-3-regulated protein, which codes for MQLRKMQTLKKEHGPVDTSGNVDKIMVLKSTLAEVSEELSTNEDILLTEASSGKSKSSACRRKREFIPDEKKDAMYWEKRRKNNEAAKRSREKRRLNDLVLENKLIALGEENATLKAELLSLKLKFGLISSAAYAQEIQKLSSSTTVYFQDYQSSKSNINSFVDEHEPSIVGSSCISVIKHSPQSSMSDVSETSTVEHTQPNRIQNNCRSPENKFQIIKQEPMELEREPRDDRGSYKASIYPNYMGATFNVYSHSPPLLQVNRSSSNSPRTSETDDGVVGKSSDGEDEQQVPKGPIHSPVEHKNVHATVKVPEVNSSALPHKLRIKAKAMQVKVEAMDNDYDATQKLSSPIDMSSKRHFELEKHGAQNLVHSSHTPFSVQVTNIQDWSLKPELWHQKELNVKIQSGCKTGVVEIKDNIYNVSESENLYLKQGIANLSAEVASLKRLITTQISASDSG